The genomic segment ACCCAGCACTGAGCAGATCTGTTCTTTGAGCTAAAAAACCATGTGCTGTAGCAAGAGTTTGCTCCTGGCTGCTTTGATGTCAGTGCTGCTACTCTACCTCTGCAGTGAATCAGAAGGTAAGTGTCGCTGTTTCTGCTAGCACAGGAGAAagacttttcattttcctttaagcCTTGAGCTCAACTGGGGGTCCCTAAGGGGTGGAAAACTGTTTGAAAGTACACAAGAGGGAGTGATGGAAGTTTTCAGCCCATTGTGGAGTGGAGGAGAGAAGAGTTACTGCTGCGGATCAGGCTTTCCTCTCTGCTGTCAGTCTCAGCAGATTGGGGGAGTGGTGGGCTCTTAGAGACCCCTAAACTTCAGGACAAAGCCAAAGTGCTATTTCTGGGAGTGATACAAAGTGTGTGATGTTACCAGTAGATGGGGCTGTTTTGAAATGTAGAGAATACTCCCACGTCCCCAACTTTCTTACCTCCCAACTTAATAGTTTTGGGAAAGTTCAAAACTCATCCTTCAGAAGTAGATTATAATACCTGTCATCAACATTCCCACAAGGCCTGGGGGACATTGCTTGTCAACTTTGAAATAACATTAATCCCTTACCTGACAGCATGTTGTTATCTGACTAGGGAATGTCCAAGTATTGCTTTATTGCTCAATAGTCACACATCACTTTTAGCAACAGGTGCATTCCTGAAAATGCACAtcgaatttatttatttatttatttatttatttttgaggcaggatctcacttcatcacccaggctggagtgcagtggcatgattactgctcactgcagcctcaacctcctggagtcaagtgaacctccagtctcagcctcttgaataaAAGGGACCATGGCCGTGTGCcacacacccggccaatttttttacattattttgtagagacagggtttcactatgttgcccaggctggtctcgaactcctggaggCAAGCAAtctttcctccttggcctccgaaagtgctgggattacaggcgtgagccaccatgcccaaccacgTGTTGAACTTTTatgaacaaaattaaacattCCTATTAGCTAACATGACAATTTCAAAGCGTTTTCACTCCTATAAATCGTATTTCCCTTTGTAGCTCTATTTCTCAATACTTAGTAGCCAGATAATAGATTAAGATCTgccaatttattcattttctgcttTTGGAAGTTTATCTACATAAGGGTTCTTTCAAGCAGTAAGGAAGGGGGTGCTCATATTCTTGAATGATTATAGTGAACTGAAATGAAATATTGTCATTTTGTGTTTCTTACTAAAGATATCCCACTTACGAGAAGTCATGTGTTTCTCAATTGTATTATCGAACCAAAACTTCTCAGCACACAAACTGTTGTTCCAAAGAACTGTAAACTATGTTAAATTGGTTCTCAACAACCTTACAAAGGTTTCGAAGGCATTGAAACTCTTCCACTAAGTGGTTTATTCATCATATACATGAGATTCACTAGATTTTTCACAACTTAAGGTAGTTTTATAATACCAGTCATAGGATAAGTTTGTTCATGTGGACCCAATACCTTTCACTTTTTTTAGCAGCAAGCAACTTTGACTGCTGTCTTCGATATACAGACCGTATCCTTCATCCTAAATTTATTGTGGGCTTCACACAGCAGCTGGCCAATGAAACCTGTGACATCAATGCTGTCATGTAAGTTATTAATTGATTTTAATTCAATTGTATCAGGAATACCTAGaaacttcagttttaaaaatgtttgcctttTTAGAGTTTCATTCAGAAATTACTGATGTTTTGAACATAGGATcttatcttaaaaagaaagaaatgatgtgGCAAAGATAGCTTTGTCTTAGTACATACCTACTTCAAAGTTCACTTTAAACAGGACTGGAATAAGGCAAAAACTTCCTTTCTTAAAAATTGTTTGGTCAAAAGGAACTAGTATAGGGCAAAAATCACTTTCTAAGGCTATTAAAGTGATATGTTAGGAAAATATGGAAGATACATATTTTGACATGAGCATCTTCTACCAGAAAATGTTTGAGACCAAAAGTAAAATCTCAGACTAATTATACTATCACATataattttcttgatttatatAGGATATTATATTTTGGAATTACAGAAGTTATTGATCAGATACATACATATTCTATGCAACCACCAATAGCAAAATTATATGACAATTCTGGGACTTTGTCTTCTGCCATTGTACTATTATTTGTTACAttgcagagaaagggagaatCACTTTCATTTAGCAGTAATCTTCatcagaagcatttttt from the Macaca nemestrina isolate mMacNem1 chromosome 11, mMacNem.hap1, whole genome shotgun sequence genome contains:
- the LOC105473970 gene encoding C-C motif chemokine 20 isoform X2 — encoded protein: MCCSKSLLLAALMSVLLLYLCSESEASNFDCCLRYTDRILHPKFIVGFTQQLANETCDINAVIFHTKKGLSVCANPKQTWVKLIVRRLSKKINKM
- the LOC105473970 gene encoding C-C motif chemokine 20 isoform X1 produces the protein MCCSKSLLLAALMSVLLLYLCSESEAASNFDCCLRYTDRILHPKFIVGFTQQLANETCDINAVIFHTKKGLSVCANPKQTWVKLIVRRLSKKINKM